The nucleotide sequence GAACCAGCAACAACACCTGCACCTGCATAAAGTGTCAGAGTATCATCATGCAGTTCACCACAACGTAGGCTTACGGCAAATTCTGTGTGTGGTAATCCTAAATATCCTGCTGAACCCGCATACCAACGACGCTCAAAAGGTTCATGTTGACGAATAAAAGCGCGAGCAATACTACGAGGTAAGCCACATACTGCGGCAGTAGGTTGAAGTCGTTTTAAACAGTCAATATCATCAGAATCAATCAGTTTCCCATGTATATAACGACGAAGATGTTGCACTTTACGGAGTCGGATCACATCCGCTGCTGAAACATCAATACCTTCAACACCTCCTTGTAATCGCTGACAAATATCATCGACCACCACCAGATTTTCATGCTGATTTTTTTTGTCATTCATCAGCCAATCTGCAAATTCTGTCGCTTGCTGTTCATTGTCAGAGCTGGCAGCCGTTCCTGCTAACGCTTCGGTATACAGCATTAACTCATCACGTTTATATAATCGTTCTGGGGTTGACCCCATAAATGCATCAGAAGGTGAAAAAGCCAACATATAATGATAGCAGTGATGATTAACATCACGACTTGCTTTCATAAATTGAATTGCTTTTAGCGGATTATCCAACGTCAAGCAAGTTGCTCTTGCAGGTACTACTTTTTCAAAATGATTTTGACGTATTTCATCTAATGCAAGAGTGAGATAATCGACCCACTGAGCTTGCGTTAAGGAGTGATTCACCGAAACCACAGAAACAGCAAGCGGCTCAATATCCAGCGCTTGATTTAAGGTTTGCAGAAAATCTAAGGTGCTTTGTTTATCACCTTCATTCAACATATTTAGATGAACAGAAAGCTGTTGCTGGTGGCGTCGAATTTCAATCCATGGCAGAAAAAGGTAGGCGTCATCGCCATTCTTTTCATCAATACGACCAGGAATAATAGTATCCCATGCATTTAAGCCCCAAATACGTACATCATCAATACAGGGATCCGATTGGTGCACAGCTAAAAATTGGTGTGCATCTTGAATATGATTGAAACAGCGTAATTGTCCACAGGCTGCCACTTCTTCATGTTCATCACGATGCTGCCAATAAAATTGAGGATAATACGACTGCGCAGCAAGCCATGAGAGCAATGAAAATGAAACCTCTGCTGGCAAGGTGACTTTCAAATGTAAAAGATTACCTTGTGCTGTCAGATTTATATTTTTAACTTTTTCGTACAGTGTCGAAAACACAGGATTAACCTTTTCCACTCCAAATACCCACAACTAATTAAAAAGGAGATTATACGTCTCTATACGAATTATCAAAGGACTGATTAATTATAACCTTTGTCATTTATCAAAGTTTTGTATTTTTCATGTTACAAAGTAGAAGTATTAACTCGCACTTCTGAAATAACCAACAAATCTTCATTAGATAAAGTGGTAAAGATAAAAATTTTCATACATAAGTGAGGTTATATGGATACAACCACCTTTGAACACGTCGATAAAATTATTGAGACGTCCGATATTCCTAAGGTTGCTTTGGGATTAATATTAGGTATAGATATTGAAGATGGACGACTACCTGGTATTGTGACATCTCATGATTTAATAAAAATAAAGTCTTATGTTAATAAAGCACTTTCTCTTCCTTACAAAATAGATGA is from Proteus columbae and encodes:
- a CDS encoding isochorismate synthase, yielding MEKVNPVFSTLYEKVKNINLTAQGNLLHLKVTLPAEVSFSLLSWLAAQSYYPQFYWQHRDEHEEVAACGQLRCFNHIQDAHQFLAVHQSDPCIDDVRIWGLNAWDTIIPGRIDEKNGDDAYLFLPWIEIRRHQQQLSVHLNMLNEGDKQSTLDFLQTLNQALDIEPLAVSVVSVNHSLTQAQWVDYLTLALDEIRQNHFEKVVPARATCLTLDNPLKAIQFMKASRDVNHHCYHYMLAFSPSDAFMGSTPERLYKRDELMLYTEALAGTAASSDNEQQATEFADWLMNDKKNQHENLVVVDDICQRLQGGVEGIDVSAADVIRLRKVQHLRRYIHGKLIDSDDIDCLKRLQPTAAVCGLPRSIARAFIRQHEPFERRWYAGSAGYLGLPHTEFAVSLRCGELHDDTLTLYAGAGVVAGSDPLQEWTEIENKAAGLRTLLEKEN